A window of Clupea harengus chromosome 24, Ch_v2.0.2, whole genome shotgun sequence genomic DNA:
ACTCTTCAGATATCTTCAGAAGTATAAACCGTGTAGTGTGACATGGTGCTTTATACTCTCCAGAACTTGTTTGGTCGACATCGACCGCCCACCGCCCTTTGTACTCGGTGATGACATCACATCCGGATAGCGCCAGCATTTCAAACAATTTACAATCTTTTATCCTCTTTTTGTTATTTCTTGTAATAACATTAAAGCACAGTGTTAGACCTATGTCTTAAATATCTCTCTGCTATAAGTATACTCTCTAGAACTTGTTTAGTCGACAACGACCGCCCATCGCCCGTTGTACTCGGTAATGACACCACATCCGGATAGCGCCAGAAATTCAAACTATTTAcaatcttttttcttctttttgttatTTCTTGTAATAACATTAAAGCGCAGTATTATACAGGTCTTAAATATCTCTGCTATAAGTATTCGGTTGTCAAAGGAGTGTAAATCTAAATCCTCCCTAGCGTTAAGCAGTGCAGCAGTTTGAAACTACAACTAGTCAATTTACGAACTCCAATGTATGGGCTCGTTTATGTCACGGGACAATCCGGTCCCTTCTTAATGCGCGTGGTCAACACTAGCCACCACTGAGTAGTTATGATTTCTGATACCATCCTTGAGTTTTAAGCCTTCATATAGAATACTTTATGTGCTTTGCAAAAGTACACCCCACTTGAATATCAAATCAAGTTTATCATAATGTTTGATTAAAAATGGAATAAGTCTCAGATCAGAAGTaattgggtggctcttaaaagagcctttgggTTACTGGGTGTAAATGATTTTACTTGGACTTCTCAGTCTTCTTGGGCAGAAGCACAGCCTGGATGTTGGGCAGCACACCACCCTGAGCGATGGTCACTCCGCCGAGCAGTTTGTTCAACTCCTCGTCGTTGCGCACAGCCAGCTGCAGATGGCGGGGAATAATACGACTCTTCTTGTTGTCACGGGCAGCGTTGCCGGCCAACTCCAGGATCTCAGCGGTCAGATACTCGAGCACGGCAGCCATGTAGACCGGAGCTCCGGCTCCAACACGATGGGCATAGTTGCCCTTGCGGAGCAGCCTGTGAAC
This region includes:
- the LOC105894422 gene encoding histone H2A-like; translated protein: MSGRGKTGGKTRAKAKTRSSRAGLQFPVGRVHRLLRKGNYAHRVGAGAPVYMAAVLEYLTAEILELAGNAARDNKKSRIIPRHLQLAVRNDEELNKLLGGVTIAQGGVLPNIQAVLLPKKTEKSK